The sequence AAAAAAAATTCTGTTTTAAATTTTTGGCATTTTCATTCACTTCATCAAGTTCTAGTGTAATAAATAATTATTCTTTCTTAAATTCTATATTTTTATAGATAAGTCCTATAAAAGATAAAGTTCCTACTAATCCAAAAATAAAAGATAGGTAAGTGTTATAAGCCCAAATTAGAACAGTTTGGAATAATAGTATAAAATAAAACCCTACCGGGATAATAAGATTATTTTCTTTTTGAGTTTTATGTTCATAGATAAATTTTATAAGAGCAATCAATCCTACTGATCCCGCAGAAACTGCTAAAAACGATTTAAAGGTAACCCACAACAAGCCAGCAAGTAAGGTCTCCATAAAAAATAAACCTAATTCTATAAAATCGGTTTTTCCAAGCATTATTTTCACTCTTTATTCCAATGAATCATACCCCCTAATCAATTTAAAGAGTTTTCCAGAATTCCCCATAATAAAAATTAAAAAAAAATATTCCTTAAAATTTAATCCCCTTTCTCTATGGACTGGGTGAACCTGCACTTTGGAAATCCGGAGCAACCTATGAATTCACCGTAACGCCCGGATCTCTTTATGAGGTTACTGCCACACTCAGGACATTTACCCACAACCTCGTTTGTAGGTTCCTTTCCTTCCTTACCACATTTTGGGTCAAGACATGCCCTCTGCCTTGGCTTTCCAAAGGATATCATTGGAAGGCCACACTTTTCACAGGTAGTTTTAAGGATACTTGCACCCCTTGGAAGGGAGTAAGTTGATTTACAGTCTGGATAGCCTGAACATCCAACGAAACTACCTCCCCGTGGAGAGTCTATGAGTATGAGGTTATGGCCGCACTTACACTTTCCAACAACCCTGCTTTCCCTGTAGGCTGCGTAGAGTTCTTCACCTATCTTCAGCTTGTTACTTTCAATGTCGTCGAGTATGGATGCAACTTCCACCTCTGCCTCTTTAATAACTTCACCTTTTTTGGTGTTGCCTTCCATTATTCCTTCCATCTTCTCTTCAAACTCCCTTGTAAGCTCCTCACTTGTGATCTTGCTGGAGTACTTTTTGAGGGTGTCTATGAGATGTTCTCCAAGTTCGTTGACAACTATCTTCTTACCTTCAACGTATTTTCTGTTGTAGAGGATGTCTATGATGTTTGCACGGGTTGATTTGGTTCCAAGCCCTCTTTTTTCAAGTTCACGTATGAGAGATGCCTGGTTGTAGCGTGCTGGAGGTTTGGTTTCCTTATCTTCAGCCCTGACCTCCTTGACATCGATGGTTTCTCCCTCAGTGATATTAGGGAATTCATCGTTTTCAACCTTCTTGAAGGGGTAGTGTTCCATCCATCCCATTTTAGCCATTCTTTTCTTGCTGAATGAAAACTCCTCCTTACCTATTTCAAGACGGGTTTTCATGGTCTCTAAAAGGGCATCTTCACCGAAGACGCTTATGAACCTGTAAGTTATGAGTTCGTAGATCTTCCTGTAATCCGTACTTATCTCCTTTGGAAGAAGGCCTGTTGGGTGTATAGCAGGGTGTGCTTCATCTGTCTTCTTACCCTCATTTGGTTTGTAGGGTTTTTTGAGTTTGGAGATCTGCTTTCCAAATGCAGAGTTGTAGCTCAGCTTCTTGAGTATCTTATCGTATCCTATACTCTTTGGCAGTTTCTGGGATGATGTACGTGGATAGGAAGTGTATCCCTCAGTGTAAAGGTTCTGGGCTATCTGCTGGGTTTTTCTTGGGCTGAATCCGAAAACTGCGTAGGCTTCAGATTGCAGGGAACCCAGATCGAATGGAACTGGAGGTGTTTTCTTGGTCTTTTTAAGATCCACCCCTGATACAAGGGCGTCTTTACCTTCACATTCTGAGAGGATGGCATCTGCATCCTTCCTCTCCATGATCTTGCCCTTTTTATGATCCGCAGTTATGATCTCATCAACACCTGAGACATCCAGATCTGCCTTTATAAGCCAGTATGGAACAGGAACAAATTTGCTGATTTCCTTTTCCCTGTCAACGAGGATTGAAAGGGTTGGTGTTTGAACACGTCCTGCTGAGAGTTGTATGTACCTCTTCGTGGCTTTCATAACCGAGTCTGTGAGGTACTTGGACATGTTCACACCAAAGAAGAAGTCCAGGACGTGTCTTGCAATACCACTGTCAACCTGTTTAAAATCTATCTCCAATGGATGTTCGTAGGCTTCAATGAGGTCTTCTTCTGTTAGGGTTGAAAATTTCATCCTCACTGCATTGTCCAGGCTCTTCTCACCACAGGCGTACTTAAGAGCGTTGTATCCAATAAGTGTTCCCTCTATATCGTAATCGCATGCATGTACAAATCTATCAGCATTCTTTGATAACTTCTTTATGGCATCAACGTAGTTTTTAACGTACTTCTTCTTTTTGTCCTTCTCGTAGAGGGGCACCCACTCCACATCAAAGAGTTTTTTTTGCTTCCGGTCCTTAGGTGAAAGGGAGTAAAGATGACCTACCGCAGTTAAAACCGTTGTTTTTTTGCCGTTTTCTTCAAATTCATAGTAGGGAACCTTTTTATAACTTTTTTTTACTGCATTTTTTGAAAGTGCAGCAGATATCTTTTCAGATGCCTTTGGCTTCTCGCAGATTATGACCTCATGCATTGTATCACTTTATCAGAATTATTTCATCAAATTTTCAAAATTGTTTTTATAGGTGTAAGATCTCCATTTAAGATTTCCATTCAATATGATTTAATCCATGTTTGAAATCCATATTTTAATCCATGTTACCAAATTCATAGATTCAGTTCATGAACTTCATAAATATTATCATCCAAGTGTGTGAAAGGTGGGTACTAATACTTTTGTAATTTCATCTTTGTAATTTCATCCTATGAAATATAATAAGATGGGAATCAATAATATAGTAAAGGTATTGTATCTTAAAACATGACTTTTATAGTTTTTTAAAGCTAGGTGAAAAAGATTTCAATTGGAAATTAAAAGCATTAAAATCCTGTAAAAACAAATATTATGATAATTCAGAGATCAGGAAGGAGATTGAATGTTAATAGGAGTTATATCAGACACCCACATACCTGAAAGAGCATCTAAAATTCCTGAAACAGTTTTTAAAACCTTTGAAAATGTTGATATGATTTTACACGCAGGAGATCTCGTATCCTCCGATGTGATTGATGTGCTCAGCGAGATAGCACCCATGAAATGTGTTCAGGGAAACATGGACCGCATGTACCATACTAAGCTTCCTGAAAGCGAAATTATTGAAGTTGAGGGAATTAAAATCGGTTTGAACCATGGTGAGGTTTATCCACGTGGAGACACCCAACAGTTGAAGTACATAGCCATGGAACTTGGTGTTAAGATCCTCATCAGTGGACACACCCACTGGTCATTTATAAAGGACGTTGGCGGTGTTCTGCTTTTAAATCCAGGGAGTCCAACTGTTCCCAGGCTTTCAGACCCTTCGGTAATGCTCCTTGAAATAGAAAATCAGAAGATCGACAGTGAAATCATCAAAGTTGGATCTCCAGTCTGCAAGGCTCTGAACTTTCAGGGAAATCTTGAGAAGGTTTGAATCATCTAAGATCCATAAAAATAATAATTAAAATATCAATCTTTTTAAATTAATTAAAAAGGAAATATACCCGTAATAAAGCTTAGATTAATAAAAGGAAAGTGTATTATGACTAAAAAATGGAATGCTGAACGTAAACACGAACATTACTACAAGATGGCCAAGAAAAATGATTACAGGTCAAGGGCATCCTACAAACTCAAACAATTGAACAACAAGTTCAAAATAATCAGAAAGGGGAGCTACGTCCTGGACCTTGGAGCTGCTCCAGGTGGATGGTCCCAGGTTGCCCTTGAGATCATTGGAGAAGATGGATTGGTTGTTGGTGTGGATCTGCAGCGCATAAGACCCTTTGAAAATGAGAATTTCATTGGAATAAAGGGTGATTTCACAAGTGAAGACACTATCACCAAGATAAGAAAGGCCATGGAAGGAACTGCTGAGGTCGTGCTTTCAGATGCATCACCCAAGCTTTCAGGGATAAAAGACATTGACAATCTCCGTTCTGCAGATCTTGCTGAAACCGTGCTTAAAATATGTGATCTAACCCTTGAAAGAAACGGCTGCCTTATAATGAAGGTTTTCCAGGGCGAAGAATTTGAAAGAATTCTCAAGGAAATAAAGCAGAAGTTCAAGATCGTTAAAACAACCAAACCTGCATCCTCACGCAAAGCAAGTACTGAGATGTACGTGGTTGCAAAGGGTTTCAAGAAGGATTTATCCTGATTTAAACACTGTTGAACTTATTTTAAGG is a genomic window of Methanobacterium congolense containing:
- a CDS encoding metallophosphoesterase, with protein sequence MLIGVISDTHIPERASKIPETVFKTFENVDMILHAGDLVSSDVIDVLSEIAPMKCVQGNMDRMYHTKLPESEIIEVEGIKIGLNHGEVYPRGDTQQLKYIAMELGVKILISGHTHWSFIKDVGGVLLLNPGSPTVPRLSDPSVMLLEIENQKIDSEIIKVGSPVCKALNFQGNLEKV
- a CDS encoding RlmE family RNA methyltransferase; translated protein: MTKKWNAERKHEHYYKMAKKNDYRSRASYKLKQLNNKFKIIRKGSYVLDLGAAPGGWSQVALEIIGEDGLVVGVDLQRIRPFENENFIGIKGDFTSEDTITKIRKAMEGTAEVVLSDASPKLSGIKDIDNLRSADLAETVLKICDLTLERNGCLIMKVFQGEEFERILKEIKQKFKIVKTTKPASSRKASTEMYVVAKGFKKDLS
- the topA gene encoding DNA topoisomerase I is translated as MHEVIICEKPKASEKISAALSKNAVKKSYKKVPYYEFEENGKKTTVLTAVGHLYSLSPKDRKQKKLFDVEWVPLYEKDKKKKYVKNYVDAIKKLSKNADRFVHACDYDIEGTLIGYNALKYACGEKSLDNAVRMKFSTLTEEDLIEAYEHPLEIDFKQVDSGIARHVLDFFFGVNMSKYLTDSVMKATKRYIQLSAGRVQTPTLSILVDREKEISKFVPVPYWLIKADLDVSGVDEIITADHKKGKIMERKDADAILSECEGKDALVSGVDLKKTKKTPPVPFDLGSLQSEAYAVFGFSPRKTQQIAQNLYTEGYTSYPRTSSQKLPKSIGYDKILKKLSYNSAFGKQISKLKKPYKPNEGKKTDEAHPAIHPTGLLPKEISTDYRKIYELITYRFISVFGEDALLETMKTRLEIGKEEFSFSKKRMAKMGWMEHYPFKKVENDEFPNITEGETIDVKEVRAEDKETKPPARYNQASLIRELEKRGLGTKSTRANIIDILYNRKYVEGKKIVVNELGEHLIDTLKKYSSKITSEELTREFEEKMEGIMEGNTKKGEVIKEAEVEVASILDDIESNKLKIGEELYAAYRESRVVGKCKCGHNLILIDSPRGGSFVGCSGYPDCKSTYSLPRGASILKTTCEKCGLPMISFGKPRQRACLDPKCGKEGKEPTNEVVGKCPECGSNLIKRSGRYGEFIGCSGFPKCRFTQSIEKGD